From Zavarzinella sp., one genomic window encodes:
- a CDS encoding bifunctional riboflavin kinase/FAD synthetase, whose amino-acid sequence MNEISENCCYLDFQAVPPAIFRGGILCIGNFDGVHLGHQSLLAKAKELGQKHAAPVVPVTFDPHPMQLLAPASFQTPLTTIPQRVQLLQRVGADRVVILATTPALLSLSPEYFFETIVRFSLQARGIVEGFNFRFGKDRAGNNELLEQWCRQNQIDFCQFPAISHRSDVVSTSRIRCKIAEGDFSSVTELLGRPYSIKGTVVSGAKRGRTIGFPTANLAQIATMLPPPGVYASEVIVGNQAHAAAVNIGGNPTFGELQPKVEVHLIDFAGDLYGQSLELALIAAIRPVKQFQDATELIAQIHTDIQQAKNLFTTMKAPQR is encoded by the coding sequence ATGAATGAGATAAGCGAAAATTGCTGTTATCTTGATTTTCAGGCTGTTCCACCAGCGATTTTTCGTGGCGGGATCCTGTGTATCGGTAATTTCGACGGTGTGCATCTGGGCCATCAGTCGTTACTGGCAAAAGCGAAGGAACTTGGCCAGAAACACGCCGCACCTGTTGTGCCAGTTACTTTCGACCCACACCCGATGCAATTGCTGGCCCCAGCCAGTTTTCAGACTCCACTTACCACTATTCCGCAACGCGTCCAATTATTACAGCGGGTGGGCGCAGACCGTGTCGTAATTCTTGCCACAACACCAGCGTTATTATCGCTTTCGCCTGAGTACTTTTTTGAAACGATTGTTCGCTTTTCCCTGCAAGCACGCGGGATAGTTGAAGGGTTTAATTTTCGTTTTGGGAAAGACCGCGCTGGCAACAATGAATTACTGGAACAGTGGTGCCGACAAAACCAGATCGATTTTTGCCAGTTTCCTGCTATTTCTCATCGCAGCGACGTGGTTTCGACCAGTCGGATTCGCTGCAAAATTGCCGAAGGCGATTTTTCGAGCGTCACGGAACTTCTCGGTCGCCCATATTCCATCAAAGGCACCGTCGTCAGTGGGGCAAAACGGGGCAGAACAATTGGTTTTCCGACTGCAAATCTGGCCCAGATTGCCACGATGTTACCCCCACCTGGGGTCTACGCTAGTGAAGTGATTGTGGGCAACCAGGCGCACGCGGCCGCAGTCAATATTGGTGGAAATCCCACCTTTGGCGAACTACAGCCTAAAGTGGAAGTGCACCTGATTGACTTTGCAGGTGATCTTTATGGACAATCGCTCGAATTAGCCCTGATTGCAGCAATTCGACCGGTAAAGCAATTTCAGGATGCTACGGAACTGATTGCTCAGATACATACTGATATCCAACAGGCCAAAAATCTCTTTACAACCATGAAGGCCCCCCAACGATGA
- a CDS encoding sugar phosphate isomerase/epimerase family protein codes for MFLGYNTNGFAHHRLEDAIEILAEQGYRGVALTVDYQHLNILESGWNEYAQTIKQLLDRHQMQLVIETGARFLLDPRRKHQPTLLDSAPSQRQIRQEFLQRCVQLAQILGAECISFWSGALPKDTHPDLAWERLTNEIHTLLQISEQTRVRLAFEPEPGMLISRMADFEVLHDLINHELFGLTLDCSHLTCEGDLPASDHIRKWLQHKKLWNIHLADMNAGIHDHLMFGEGAVDFADIFHALQEGNYSEGAFVELSRHSHQAVQIASDSMAFLRTFVSATA; via the coding sequence ATGTTTCTGGGCTATAACACCAACGGCTTTGCCCACCATCGCCTGGAAGATGCGATCGAAATTCTGGCCGAACAAGGCTACCGTGGGGTGGCACTGACCGTCGATTACCAGCATTTGAACATTCTGGAAAGCGGCTGGAATGAATATGCGCAAACAATCAAGCAGTTGTTAGATCGACACCAGATGCAGTTGGTCATTGAGACTGGTGCCCGCTTTCTGTTAGATCCACGTCGCAAACACCAACCTACTTTGCTTGACAGTGCACCCAGCCAACGGCAAATCAGGCAGGAATTTTTACAGCGGTGCGTGCAACTTGCCCAGATTCTCGGTGCGGAGTGCATCAGTTTCTGGTCAGGTGCCCTGCCGAAAGATACCCACCCTGACCTGGCGTGGGAAAGATTGACCAACGAAATCCACACACTTCTACAGATATCAGAACAAACAAGGGTGCGGCTGGCGTTTGAACCCGAGCCGGGAATGTTGATTTCCCGCATGGCGGATTTTGAGGTGCTGCACGATCTTATCAATCACGAACTGTTCGGGCTGACGCTCGATTGCAGCCACCTGACCTGCGAAGGCGATTTACCTGCCAGCGATCACATTCGTAAATGGTTGCAACATAAGAAGTTGTGGAACATTCACCTGGCGGACATGAATGCCGGAATCCATGACCACCTGATGTTTGGTGAAGGGGCCGTAGATTTTGCTGATATTTTCCACGCCCTGCAGGAAGGCAATTACAGCGAAGGTGCATTCGTGGAACTCAGTCGGCACAGCCACCAGGCGGTGCAGATTGCCAGCGATTCGATGGCGTTTCTACGCACTTTTGTCAGTGCCACCGCATAA
- a CDS encoding NifU family protein → MTQQQLLTQVEKALKEVIAPEMDLDGALLDVVGIDDGCVQVRLNGICSSCPATMMSMLAAMEQHLKTMVPEVDYLEAVI, encoded by the coding sequence ATGACACAGCAACAGTTATTAACGCAAGTAGAAAAAGCGTTAAAAGAAGTGATTGCACCAGAAATGGACCTGGATGGTGCACTGCTGGATGTGGTGGGTATCGATGACGGCTGCGTTCAGGTGCGGCTGAACGGCATCTGTTCCAGTTGCCCCGCCACGATGATGTCGATGCTGGCTGCAATGGAGCAGCACTTAAAAACAATGGTGCCAGAGGTCGATTATCTGGAAGCGGTGATCTGA